TTTCTTGTCTATCGACAGAGAAAGATTTGAAATATAATCTCTATATAATCtatgtcatatttttatctctggaagtcaaattcaatatttaatcaattatttcaatcaatatGCACTTCATGTACTGataatggcgcccaacgtgtTACTTAGGATAGACGGCTGTGCGAAATTATTCAAGGCTTCTTTTATGACACTACACAAGTGACACACACACgcaattattactttttttaaatgattcaaaatgaaaaatactttgcttaatattttttggatatctGTCTGAAGGATTAACCgatttacttatattattagatttagtcaaataccctattaatCGAGCCGTGGGATCTTAACTGGCCCTTAAGTGTTAGTTAATATAGGTACATTCTCACCTGAGTCATCTGGCGAGGGTCTATATTTCTCGTAGTCATTGACATTGGTTTCGTACGTGTCCCATTTTCCATATATTTTCTCTAGCTGTTCCTTAGagtaaatttttgttttctcaaGTAACATGACATTGAATTTCTGCATATATCTCGGCCAAATAGTCTCGTTAAGGAATAATCTTGAAACTAAAAATTTCATAACGTTAATATTTTTCAGGTACATAGTTAATATGCTCACTAAGTCAATGAGGTAGGTTGCCCAGTTACTCAAATGTAATGCGTATATTAGtttgaaataaacagtttaaaacCAAAGTTCGAAATTGCACCATTCCAATTCTAAAGCCCTATTTTATCATGAAATCCCTAGGCTTCACAAAAACAATGGATTTGTAACAAAAACCTCAAACCTACGCAATAAAAAGTCtgaataacaattattaaaaaaatcacaacttACTCTTCCTGTCCTGGTCGTAAGCACTGTTTTCTTCAGTTTTCTTAACCATGTAGTGAAAATAATCATTTACCACATCATTTTTCATCAGTAATTCTTCCAAGCGGTATTTAATTTTCGGTTGTAATTCTGCAGCCTTCGCTTGAACTATGTTCTTCAAATTCACTGCAATCACAAAGAATTGTAACTACCCTAACTATAGCTGATAATAGAATACGTAAATGAAActatatatagaaaataatttatttttaaacctggCTCAAACTCAGCCGATTTCGGCccataatttattgataaatcaATCTTACCATTCACCAAAAACAGTCCGAATTCAAAATTCAAGTCAATGTATAATTTGTGCTTAAcacaaaattctattattttttccaGTGGTGTTAAGTAATCATCTATATCTTTTGCCTTTGGCAAATTGGAGGCTACCTTTGTGTGTCCTAGGCTAGCCAAAATACCATTTAAAGGAATTGTAACTATTAAACACAAGAGTAACGTTATCATTGTACACGGGTGCCAGCGTTATAATTGATTTCAGTTTGATATCTGTTATCATGAGTTGACAAAGACGTTACGCCGTCTGAATTCGAATGAAAACTGACCGCTTTCCTTCAgtactattgtttttatttagagatAAGGATGAGCGAATAAAGACGGATGGCCACTTCATTACTTTGAATTTGCTTTAGGACGCATTCTATTTCGCattctaaaatacttttatgtagAACACGTAtcaaattctatttttagtactaatttatgtttaacataaacgtatccattattatgtacaatttaaacgaaaaatttgttacttttatacaaaaaaaaaggttcgtGTTCTAAACGGTGTCTTCAGTTCACACATACAAATTAGATGAGGTCGAGAATTTGTGATAATGTTCCTGATAACTGCATTATTACAACGTTTTCGAATTTTGACCATAGGTACACGCAAAATCTACACGgtgttataaatgtgaaagtatctgTGTCTGTTTTCTTGTCACCTATGTATAACTATTGTATTAGAGaacctgagaaaggacataTGCTAATGTTTACTGGAGAAATGGATTACAAGGTCGGAATGGGAATTTGGGAAATATGAGGTGGGAATGGGAAAAATATGAGAACAgcggtttttaagttattttgattttatgccGACATTCAAACAGAACTGGGAACCACCCCGTGATTTAAACTGAAGTTCACGTGGACATTATTACAAGTCTTTTTACagggagcgactgcttatctgacttGCTCAACCTAATTACATGGGCACTATAGTTGAACTGGTAAATTCAACCTTAATCTACAGGTGTATAGTACATTCATGTCAA
The genomic region above belongs to Trichoplusia ni isolate ovarian cell line Hi5 chromosome 5, tn1, whole genome shotgun sequence and contains:
- the LOC113494120 gene encoding uncharacterized protein LOC113494120 → MITLLLCLIVTIPLNGILASLGHTKVASNLPKAKDIDDYLTPLEKIIEFCVKHKLYIDLNFEFGLFLVNVNLKNIVQAKAAELQPKIKYRLEELLMKNDVVNDYFHYMVKKTEENSAYDQDRKISRLFLNETIWPRYMQKFNVMLLEKTKIYSKEQLEKIYGKWDTYETNVNDYEKYRPSPDDSGENVPILTNT